The Tachyglossus aculeatus isolate mTacAcu1 chromosome 7, mTacAcu1.pri, whole genome shotgun sequence genome includes a region encoding these proteins:
- the TMEM167B gene encoding protein kish-B — MTNVYSLDGILVFGLLFVCTCAYFKKVPRLKTWLLSEKKGVWGVFYKAAVIGTRLHAAVAASCVVMAFYVLFIK; from the exons atgaccAACG TGTATTCCCTGGATGGTATCCTGGTGTTTGGGCTACTCTTCGTTTGCACCTGCGCCTACTTCAAGAAGGTGCCCCGTCTGAAAACATGGCTGCTGTCCGAGAAGAAGGGAGTCTGGGGCGTGTTTTACAAAG CTGCTGTGATCGGAACCAGGCTGCACGCAGCCGTGGCCGCCTCCTGCGTCGTCATGGCTTTCTACGTCCTCTTTATAAAATGA